Proteins encoded within one genomic window of candidate division WOR-3 bacterium:
- a CDS encoding heavy metal-binding domain-containing protein, with amino-acid sequence MKKIFLFLSLFSIFLYISSCRSQQKPPKEGEIRTLYQCPMHPQIIQEQKGDCPICGMTLVERKMIYKNGKWEPYEEGMEHKGH; translated from the coding sequence ATGAAAAAAATTTTTCTATTTTTAAGTTTATTTTCAATATTCCTCTACATATCATCGTGCAGGTCTCAACAAAAACCGCCGAAGGAAGGTGAGATAAGAACCCTTTACCAGTGCCCTATGCACCCTCAAATTATTCAGGAACAGAAAGGAGATTGCCCGATATGCGGAATGACACTTGTGGAAAGAAAAATGATTTATAAGAATGGTAAATGGGAACCCTATGAAGAAGGAATGGAACATAAGGGACACG